In one Vibrio sp. VB16 genomic region, the following are encoded:
- a CDS encoding sigma-54-dependent transcriptional regulator, with translation MGTQFRMDSVPGSLVVVSGKHEPWLSVLEQAGWQCQRCGDLRKADTLLHEIGPCIGIVDLSQDEFSLNGIANLVSSHKHVRWIAFIRESQIGSDTICQFIVNFCIDFFTSPIPDAQLMSTIGHQLGMLKLEKKVWPNFGSTKDMGISGESVSIKRLREQVRRIGSTDVSILIYGENGSGKESVAKAIHNMSARSKESFITVNCGALSEARMQEEIFGIGTEEGVECFLEKANEGTLFLNDILTLPRSQQRNLLRFMQEGKIDTVDGNKQLNVRILAAYSSDIEKALVDKDFNDELYHYINVLRINVPSLKERAGDIGILAKQFLQEYSKEYNAQAKDFSDEAVKALTQYHWPGNVRELMNQIKRAVLMSDSDIIELPQLDLPQISSGKRSLKIIRENAEKDALIYVLESHDGQVSPAAKELGVSRATMYRLLNKHNLITEAM, from the coding sequence ATGGGAACTCAATTCCGTATGGATTCTGTCCCCGGCTCACTCGTAGTGGTAAGCGGTAAGCACGAACCTTGGTTATCTGTATTAGAACAAGCTGGTTGGCAATGTCAAAGATGTGGCGACTTACGTAAGGCCGATACACTTTTACATGAAATCGGCCCCTGTATTGGTATTGTCGATTTAAGTCAGGATGAATTCAGCTTAAATGGCATTGCCAACTTAGTTAGCAGTCACAAGCATGTTCGTTGGATTGCTTTTATTAGAGAGTCGCAAATTGGGTCTGACACTATTTGTCAGTTCATCGTTAACTTTTGTATTGATTTTTTTACCTCTCCTATCCCAGATGCTCAGCTTATGAGTACGATAGGGCACCAATTGGGGATGCTTAAATTAGAGAAAAAAGTATGGCCTAATTTTGGTAGCACTAAAGACATGGGGATTTCCGGTGAATCGGTATCTATTAAGCGCCTTAGAGAACAAGTGAGGCGAATCGGTTCCACAGATGTCAGTATTCTTATCTACGGTGAGAATGGTTCAGGTAAAGAGAGCGTAGCAAAAGCGATACATAATATGTCGGCACGTTCTAAAGAATCATTCATTACGGTTAACTGTGGTGCGCTTTCAGAAGCAAGAATGCAAGAAGAAATATTTGGTATTGGCACGGAAGAAGGCGTGGAATGCTTCTTGGAAAAGGCGAATGAAGGTACGCTTTTTCTTAATGACATCTTAACGTTACCACGCTCACAGCAGCGTAACCTTTTGCGCTTTATGCAAGAAGGAAAGATAGACACTGTCGACGGTAATAAACAACTTAACGTAAGAATATTGGCAGCATATAGCTCTGATATTGAAAAAGCATTGGTTGATAAGGATTTTAATGACGAGCTGTATCATTATATTAATGTCTTAAGAATTAACGTTCCCAGTCTTAAAGAAAGAGCGGGAGACATTGGCATTTTAGCTAAACAGTTTTTGCAGGAGTACTCCAAAGAGTACAACGCGCAGGCAAAAGACTTTTCAGACGAAGCGGTTAAGGCATTGACTCAATATCATTGGCCTGGAAATGTAAGAGAGCTTATGAATCAGATAAAACGCGCTGTGTTGATGTCTGACAGCGATATTATCGAATTACCACAACTGGATTTACCACAGATATCAAGTGGTAAACGTAGTCTGAAAATTATTCGCGAGAATGCAGAAAAAGACGCCTTGATATATGTACTAGAGTCGCATGATGGGCAGGTATCACCTGCTGCAAAAGAACTAGGAGTATCGAGAGCGACTATGTACAGATTACTCAATAAACATAACCTGATAACTGAAGCTATGTAG
- the acnB gene encoding bifunctional aconitate hydratase 2/2-methylisocitrate dehydratase: MLEAYRKHVEERAAEGVVAQPLNAEQVTALVELVKNPPKGEESIILDLFENRIPPGVDEAAYVKAGFLTALAKGEVFSSLISKEKATELLGTMQGGYNIDSLIGFLDDEGLAPIAAKALSHTLLMFDSFYDVEEKAKSGNKYAKQVLTSWAEAEWFLSKPKLQEKVTLTVFKVTGETNTDDLSPAPDAWSRPDIPLHALAMLKNAREGINPDAAGTIGPIKQIEVLKEKGHQLVYVGDVVGTGSSRKSATNSVLWFMGDDIPNVPNKKAGGYCLGGKIAPIFFNTMEDAGALPIEVDVSKLNMGDVIDVYPFEGQVKSHESGEVLAEFELKTDVLIDEVRAGGRIPLIIGRGLTDRARVSLGLDTSDVFRRPVEVVDTGKGYSLAQKMVGKACGIDGVRPGTYCEPKMTTVGSQDTTGPMTRDELKDLACLGFSADLVMQSFCHTSAYPKPIDVNTHHTLPDFIMNRAGVSLRPGDGVIHSWLNRMLLPDTVGTGGDSHTRFPLGISFPAGSGLVAFAAATGVMPLDMPESILVRFKGEIQPGITLRDLVHAIPYYGIKQGLLTVEKAGKVNEFSGRVLEIEGVDHLSVEQAFELSDASAERSAAGCTVKLSKESISEYLSSNIVMLKWMISEGYGDRRTIERRIKSMEEWVANPELMEADSDAEYTHVIEIDLADISEPILCAPNDPDDARVLSDVQGTEIDEVFIGSCMTNIGHFRAAGKLLDNYTGQLDTRLWIAPPTKMDKDQLTEEGYYGIFGRAGVRIETPGCSLCMGNQARVADDATVMSTSTRNFPNRLGTGANVYLASAELAAVGAILGKIPTKEEYLEYAKQLDATASDTYRYLNFHKMGQYTKKADTVIFQEPA, encoded by the coding sequence CCCCTAAATGCTGAACAAGTTACTGCACTAGTAGAACTTGTAAAGAACCCACCAAAGGGTGAAGAATCCATTATTCTTGATCTTTTTGAAAACAGAATTCCACCTGGTGTAGATGAAGCCGCTTATGTAAAAGCAGGTTTCTTAACGGCACTTGCTAAAGGTGAAGTATTTTCCTCGTTAATAAGCAAAGAGAAAGCCACCGAACTGCTTGGAACAATGCAAGGCGGTTATAACATTGATTCTCTTATCGGATTTCTAGACGACGAAGGTTTGGCTCCAATTGCCGCGAAAGCACTTTCGCATACTTTGCTAATGTTTGATTCATTCTATGATGTTGAAGAAAAAGCAAAATCAGGAAATAAGTACGCTAAACAGGTGCTTACCTCTTGGGCTGAAGCTGAATGGTTTTTATCAAAACCTAAACTACAAGAAAAAGTCACCTTAACGGTGTTTAAAGTAACCGGTGAAACGAATACGGATGACCTTTCACCAGCCCCCGATGCATGGTCTCGTCCTGACATACCTCTTCATGCTTTGGCGATGCTAAAAAATGCGCGTGAAGGCATAAATCCCGATGCTGCAGGGACAATTGGTCCTATCAAGCAGATCGAAGTTCTAAAAGAAAAAGGTCATCAATTAGTCTATGTTGGTGATGTTGTGGGTACCGGATCTTCGCGTAAGTCGGCAACTAACTCAGTACTTTGGTTCATGGGGGATGATATTCCTAACGTTCCGAATAAGAAAGCAGGCGGTTATTGCCTTGGTGGTAAAATTGCACCTATCTTCTTTAATACAATGGAAGATGCAGGTGCTCTACCAATAGAGGTTGATGTTTCCAAGCTTAATATGGGTGATGTAATCGACGTTTATCCATTTGAAGGTCAGGTGAAGAGTCATGAAAGTGGTGAAGTTTTAGCTGAATTTGAATTGAAGACGGACGTGTTAATCGATGAAGTTCGTGCCGGTGGCCGTATCCCACTTATCATCGGTCGCGGACTAACAGATCGTGCTCGTGTATCGCTAGGTCTCGATACTTCAGACGTATTCCGCCGACCTGTAGAGGTTGTGGACACGGGTAAAGGTTATTCGTTAGCTCAAAAAATGGTTGGTAAAGCGTGCGGTATAGATGGTGTTCGTCCTGGGACGTATTGTGAGCCTAAGATGACAACGGTTGGATCGCAAGATACGACAGGCCCGATGACTCGTGATGAACTCAAAGACTTGGCGTGTTTAGGCTTCTCAGCTGATTTAGTGATGCAATCATTCTGCCATACATCCGCGTATCCAAAGCCGATTGATGTGAATACGCATCATACGTTGCCAGATTTTATTATGAATCGTGCAGGTGTCTCTTTACGTCCTGGCGATGGTGTAATTCACTCATGGCTAAACCGGATGTTACTGCCTGATACAGTTGGTACTGGCGGTGATTCTCATACACGTTTCCCTCTAGGTATCTCTTTCCCTGCAGGTTCTGGTTTGGTTGCATTTGCTGCTGCAACGGGTGTTATGCCGTTGGATATGCCTGAATCTATTTTGGTACGTTTTAAAGGTGAAATACAGCCAGGAATCACGTTACGTGATTTGGTTCATGCTATCCCTTACTACGGAATTAAGCAGGGACTATTGACGGTTGAAAAAGCAGGTAAGGTCAATGAATTCTCAGGCCGGGTGCTTGAAATTGAGGGTGTTGATCATCTTTCAGTAGAACAAGCATTTGAATTGTCTGATGCCTCAGCTGAACGTTCAGCTGCTGGTTGTACGGTTAAGTTGTCCAAAGAGTCGATTTCTGAATATCTCAGTTCGAACATTGTTATGCTTAAGTGGATGATTTCAGAAGGCTATGGCGATCGTCGTACTATAGAGCGCCGTATTAAGTCGATGGAAGAGTGGGTTGCAAACCCTGAGTTGATGGAAGCGGATAGCGATGCAGAATATACGCATGTAATAGAGATTGACCTTGCGGACATCAGTGAGCCCATTCTTTGTGCTCCGAATGACCCGGATGATGCTCGTGTGTTATCAGACGTACAAGGCACAGAGATTGACGAAGTCTTTATTGGCTCATGTATGACTAACATTGGTCATTTTCGTGCTGCTGGTAAGCTCTTGGACAATTATACGGGGCAACTTGATACTCGGCTATGGATTGCACCACCGACTAAGATGGATAAAGACCAACTTACGGAAGAAGGGTACTATGGTATTTTTGGTCGAGCAGGGGTGCGTATTGAAACTCCGGGTTGTTCACTCTGTATGGGAAACCAGGCACGTGTTGCAGATGATGCAACGGTCATGTCTACCTCTACTCGTAACTTCCCTAACCGTTTAGGTACAGGAGCAAACGTCTACTTGGCTTCCGCTGAACTCGCCGCTGTGGGTGCAATATTAGGTAAAATTCCGACTAAGGAAGAGTATCTCGAATATGCTAAACAGCTTGATGCAACAGCATCAGATACCTACCGTTACTTGAACTTCCATAAAATGGGTCAGTATACGAAAAAAGCGGATACGGTGATTTTCCAAGAACCAGCATAG